The Lysobacter panacisoli genome includes a window with the following:
- the fliO gene encoding flagellar biosynthetic protein FliO: MFALILVVSLILGLGWLARRMPGVGRASNNALRVVGSLALGPRDRVVVVEAGSTQLLLGVSSSGIRHLHTLDAPLPVAQPSQGQNIATPFAQLLAQHFGKKP, translated from the coding sequence GTGTTCGCGCTGATCCTCGTCGTCTCGCTGATCCTCGGACTGGGCTGGCTCGCACGGCGCATGCCGGGCGTCGGTCGCGCGTCGAACAACGCGCTGCGCGTGGTCGGCTCGCTCGCGCTGGGTCCGCGCGACCGCGTGGTCGTGGTCGAGGCCGGCTCGACGCAGCTGCTGCTGGGCGTGAGCTCCTCCGGCATCCGCCACCTGCACACGCTCGATGCGCCGCTGCCCGTGGCACAGCCTTCGCAGGGGCAGAACATCGCGACCCCGTTCGCGCAACTGCTCGCCCAGCATTTCGGAAAGAAGCCGTGA
- the fliN gene encoding flagellar motor switch protein FliN, with amino-acid sequence MNSNDSAARAAFDPLTNEGGIASDLNLDVILDVPVTLSLEVGRARIPIRNLLQLNQGSVVELERGAGEPLDLYVNGTLIAQGEVVVVNDRFGVRLTDVVSPAERIKRLR; translated from the coding sequence ATGAACTCCAACGACTCCGCCGCACGCGCTGCCTTCGACCCGCTGACCAACGAGGGCGGCATCGCCAGCGACCTCAACCTGGACGTGATCCTCGACGTGCCGGTGACGCTGTCGCTGGAAGTCGGCCGCGCGCGCATCCCGATCCGCAACCTGCTGCAGCTCAACCAGGGCTCGGTGGTGGAACTGGAGCGCGGTGCCGGCGAACCGCTGGACCTGTACGTCAACGGCACGCTGATCGCACAGGGCGAGGTGGTCGTGGTCAACGACCGCTTCGGCGTGCGCCTGACCGACGTCGTCAGCCCGGCCGAGCGCATCAAGAGGCTGCGATGA
- the fliP gene encoding flagellar type III secretion system pore protein FliP (The bacterial flagellar biogenesis protein FliP forms a type III secretion system (T3SS)-type pore required for flagellar assembly.): MTSRTRISQRSIALALLATLLFALMFALPAFAQSAPAVVDPSASPSAAAALSQPLPAVTVGKIGGEPVSMPMQVLLLMTGITLLPAALLGLTAFTRIIIVLGLLRQALGTGQTPSNQVLLALALFLTAMVMMPVFDQAWAAGIAPYLNNQMDFRSAWTAASEPFRGFMLAQIRETDLMTFAGLSNSGPYATPQDVPFSVLAASFLTSELKTAFEIAFLIYIPFVIIDLVVASVLMSMGMMMLSPMLISAPFKILLFVLVDGWVLVVGSLAASFNPV; this comes from the coding sequence ATGACGAGCCGGACGCGGATCTCCCAACGCTCTATCGCGCTGGCGCTCCTGGCCACGCTGCTGTTCGCACTGATGTTCGCCCTGCCCGCCTTCGCGCAGAGCGCGCCGGCCGTCGTCGATCCGTCGGCATCGCCGAGCGCGGCGGCGGCACTGTCGCAGCCGTTGCCGGCGGTGACGGTCGGCAAGATCGGAGGCGAGCCGGTCAGCATGCCGATGCAGGTGCTGCTGCTGATGACCGGCATCACGCTGCTGCCGGCGGCGTTGCTGGGACTGACCGCGTTCACCCGCATCATCATCGTGCTGGGCCTGCTGCGGCAGGCGCTCGGCACCGGGCAGACGCCGAGCAACCAGGTGCTGCTGGCGCTGGCGTTGTTCCTCACCGCGATGGTGATGATGCCGGTGTTCGACCAGGCCTGGGCCGCGGGCATCGCGCCCTACCTCAACAACCAGATGGATTTCCGCAGCGCATGGACCGCCGCGTCGGAGCCGTTCCGCGGCTTCATGCTGGCGCAGATCCGCGAGACCGACCTGATGACGTTCGCGGGCCTGTCCAACAGCGGCCCGTACGCGACGCCGCAGGACGTGCCGTTCAGCGTGCTCGCCGCGTCGTTCCTGACCAGCGAGCTGAAGACCGCGTTCGAGATCGCGTTCCTGATCTACATCCCGTTCGTGATCATCGACCTGGTGGTGGCGAGCGTGCTGATGTCGATGGGCATGATGATGCTCTCGCCGATGCTGATCTCGGCGCCGTTCAAGATCCTGCTGTTCGTGCTGGTGGACGGCTGGGTGCTGGTGGTCGGATCGCTCGCGGCCAGCTTCAACCCGGTGTGA
- the fliR gene encoding flagellar biosynthetic protein FliR — MEPVTGTVIDGLNLFGMLGTVLWHAIRIGAAMQALPMIGGRSMPMRARLMITLALAGALSALLPTPPPAGVDAATALTVLREFAVGIAIGLMLRLAFEAGQFAGELVSQGMGLSFATMADPLSGASSPVLAQWFYLVFGLLFFTFDGHLALVKLLLDSYHALPLGTPMADVPQFLSIVPTFFSTCLQAGLLLALPVVVALLAVNLAFGVLARAAPQLNPMQLGLPVALLVGLLLLMLMARELQGPVERLFDEAFNAARALTA, encoded by the coding sequence ATGGAACCCGTCACCGGCACCGTCATCGACGGCCTCAACCTGTTCGGCATGCTCGGCACCGTGCTGTGGCATGCGATCCGCATCGGCGCGGCGATGCAGGCGCTGCCGATGATCGGCGGACGCAGCATGCCGATGCGCGCGCGGTTGATGATCACGCTGGCGCTGGCCGGCGCGCTGTCGGCGCTGCTGCCGACGCCGCCTCCGGCGGGCGTGGATGCCGCCACCGCGCTCACCGTGCTGCGCGAGTTCGCCGTCGGCATCGCGATCGGATTGATGCTGCGCCTGGCGTTCGAGGCGGGACAGTTCGCGGGCGAACTCGTGTCGCAGGGCATGGGCCTGTCGTTCGCGACGATGGCCGATCCGCTCAGCGGCGCGTCCTCGCCGGTGCTGGCACAGTGGTTCTACCTCGTGTTCGGCCTGCTGTTCTTCACCTTCGACGGCCACCTGGCGCTGGTGAAGCTGCTGCTCGACAGCTACCACGCGCTGCCGCTGGGCACGCCGATGGCCGACGTGCCGCAGTTCCTGTCGATCGTGCCGACGTTCTTCTCGACCTGCCTGCAGGCCGGCCTGCTGCTGGCGTTGCCGGTGGTGGTGGCGCTGCTGGCGGTGAACCTCGCGTTCGGCGTGCTGGCGCGTGCGGCGCCGCAGCTCAACCCGATGCAGCTCGGCCTGCCGGTCGCGCTGCTGGTCGGCCTGCTGCTGCTGATGCTTATGGCACGCGAACTGCAGGGACCGGTGGAGCGCCTGTTCGACGAGGCGTTCAACGCGGCGCGTGCGCTGACCGCCTGA
- a CDS encoding flagellar biosynthetic protein FliQ yields MTPETALTEIGRGLQMALMLGAPPLIAVLVVGVLVGVIQAATQLNEPTIGFVVKAVALVATLALTGHFLLGKLVAFTTDLFHRIPHLVG; encoded by the coding sequence ATGACGCCCGAAACCGCACTCACCGAGATCGGCCGCGGCCTGCAGATGGCGCTGATGCTGGGCGCACCGCCGCTGATCGCGGTGCTCGTGGTCGGCGTGCTGGTGGGCGTGATCCAGGCCGCCACGCAGCTCAACGAGCCCACCATCGGCTTCGTCGTGAAGGCGGTGGCGCTAGTGGCGACACTGGCGCTGACCGGGCATTTCCTGCTCGGCAAGCTGGTGGCGTTCACGACGGATCTGTTCCATCGGATTCCGCACCTAGTCGGCTGA